TACCCGCTATTTTAATTCATGGGAGATGGGATATTTCAGGGCCGTTAGATGTGGCTTTGAATTTACACCGTGCTTGGTCAAACAGTGAGTTGTGGATTCTTGAAGAGGCAGGTCATGGTGGAATGGGGTTCTCTGAAGCGATGACCGCTGCTTTGGATAAGTTTTGTGGGTAAGCAATTGCGTTTTCATCCATTTACTTCGCCAGCTAAGTAAGCGTTAGCGAGTAGTAACGAGGATAGTAGCAACGAGGACACACACTTTAAAAATTTTCGATCAGCTAAAGATGGGTAGGGGCTTTGCTCTTGTTCTTTAGCAGTGACTGAATAAGAAATGAAAAGTGTTAGGGTGTGTGTCCCTTATAAATTTTCCTTATAAATTTCTCATAAATTGCAGGCATTTAATTTTATCTATCAATTATCTAGCGGCTTTTATATGATGTAAAACTCCATGAAACAAAGAGGATTATTATTCATGACCGCTCGAGTTTACGTATTCGCTCAATTTAAGCCAAAAGAAGGCAAAGAAGCAGAACTGTTTGAAGTGCTTAAAGCTCTTGAACCAGATGCTTTGCGTGAAGAAGGCTGCATTCAATATCGAGTTACTCGTCAGATCGATCATCCAAGCGCAACGCGCAATGATTTTCCGATTGTATTTAATGAGATTTGGGCCAGTGCAGATGCATGGTCTGCGCACGGTCGTCGTAAGCAGATCCAACACTTCTTTGATACCCAAGTGGCGAGCGAAGATGGCCTAGTTGCTGATGCAAAAGTCACTGCATATACCGACGAAGGGTACGACTACGACGCCCCTGTCTTTTAATGCAACAATAAACGAATAGTAACGTAACGAGGACACGCACCTTTCATTCTGATTCAATAAAGATTGAAAAGGTTTCGTGTCCTATTTATTTATAAAAGACTGGGTAAAAGAACAAAAATGAAGAGCATGCATATAAATTGCAACGCTTTGGATATTTATTATTTGGAGTGGAGTGTTGTGACTGAAATGATATTGACTCTTGAATTACGCAATATGCAGCGCGACCATTCGTTTCTTGTTTAGGGTCGTTTTGGCCTGGTGCAGACGTGCTGAGGTTCCGACCCAAACTCGGGGCTTTTTCTCTAGTTCTGTGCAAAGCGCTAAACAGTCTGATTGGTCTAACGAGAGCCGAGTGAGTATACTCGGTTGAGCGTTGTTGATATAGCCGGGCTTATCTGGCCTTATTTGTCGACCAAGCCAATCTACTAGTTCAAGGTAATCGCTGAGTCTAAAGGGGATCCCTCGAGTCTTATCTTGATGTTCGTAACCCATAAAATTGGCGAGTGATGGTGTGGTGGTTTCTACTTTTTCTAAACTCGTTAGTCTCGCTTTAATTGAGGTAAAGTCCGACTTTTCTGGGGTATCGGCCATTTTGGCTCGAATTGGGTTTAAATCGACATATGCCATCGCTGCCAGCAAGGCTTTTTCATCGAGTAGCGCTTGTGATTTAAATCGTCCCTCCCAAAAACGACCAGTACATTGGTCTTCTTTATTGGCTTGAACTGCAATGCCGTAATTAAGTTCTCGCATAAACCAGCTGAGGGAATAAAGTCGCTTTCGCCATTCGTTAATGAATTGATTACACGCTTCTTTTTCTGTGTCTGATTTAATCTCTCCCGCTAACCAACGTTGAATAATTAATGGCAGTTGATGTTCTGCGTGCCAGCGTTCAACCACTTCCAAGTCAGATAAAGCCAGAGCGCTCTCTTTATCAACACGAACGACCAAATGATAATGATTGCTCATCACAGAATAAGAGCAGATTTGAATGAGATAAACATTGGCTAGGCTAAGAATGCGTTGCTCAATCCAATCTCGGCGATGTTCATAAGATTTACCGGTCAGCTTATCAACGCCACATAAATATGAGCGACGCACACAGCGAGACACGCAGTGATAATAAGGCGTAATGTCAGGGCAAATAAGCTGTGAGCGAGCGGTAGTCATAAATTACGATTCCGAGAAAATAGAAAGCCTTAGCGTGACGATTAACTGAAGTGAGTAAAAGAATAAACCAGTAATTACTCGAGGCACTTCAAAGAATCGTTGGCGAAGTTTTGTATGGTTGAAACCAAAATGTGAACAGAATAAAGGTGTGTGTCCCGGTTAAAAAGCGAGTGTCCTGTTTAAACATCCTGTTTAAACAGTGTGTGTCCCGGTTAACTAATTATAATTGAGTAGAGTGGTAAAAATTGGAGTTGAATTGGTTAAAGAGATATAAAATGAGGACTCACCATGATAGACCACACCGGTATTTATGTATCAGATATTTCGCATAGTAAGCACTTTTACTCGACTGTTCTCGATACGCTTGGATATAAAATTTGTTTAGATTTCGGTAAAGCGATTGGATTTGGCCTTGTTGATAAAGTTGAGGATGATCCTGGCGGTGATTTTTGGATAACAGAAAAAGAGCCGTCTTATCCGCGCAATCACATCGCATTTAGAGCTAAAACCCATGCCCAAGTAGATGCGTTTTATACTATGGCATTGAAGAATGGTGCAACATCCAATGGAGCTCCGGGCTATCGAGAAAATTATCACCCGAATTATTATGCGGCATTTGTCAAAGACCCAGATGGTTACAATATAGAAGCGGTCTGCCATCACGAGTAGTATTTGCCCTGACATGGCGTGCAATTTGATCATAAAAGGCTTCGTAAAGAAGCCTTTTATGTAGTTTAGTGTTCTTTAAATTGGTCACGTTTACGCTGAAAACTCAGTAGTAATAGCCCCGATAACACCACGCCAATGGTGTTGACCATAATTGCGGTTTGGGCACTTTGATATTGCCAGATAGCGCCGGTGACATAAGCACTGAGCGCGGAAAATATCGCGATCGCTAAATAGAGAAAGCCAAACGCAGCGCCTTTATCGGCAGCGAATTTGCCAATGTAAGAGCGAATGCCAATTAGCATGATCACCTCTTGTAGGCCAAACAGCAAAAATGAAATGACGTAAGCGGTTAAACTGGATGTGCACAGAAGCAACATCAGCATCGCGCCAAGCAGGTATCCCACCGTCATTTGAATGCGGATCGATTGGCGATCGATAAAGCGGCCTACTTTGTTACTGATCAGCATTTGCAACCCTTTTACTCCAATCAAAAGTAGCAGTATGGTTTTAATATCGAAGCCAAAATCGTTGCCAAGTAACAGATAAAACGATTCGTTAAAGCTAAAAAAAGTGATCATAATAAATCCGGCGATCACCCAGCGGATATTTGGCTCAACGTTAAGTGCTAATCGTGTTTTCTTTTTACTTTTGCCGCCGCGCATCTCTTTGACAAACAGGATCAGCACCAATAAGGAGAGAATGCCTGGGATAACGCTGGCAAGAAAGACGGCGCGAAACACATCTTCAGACATCCCCCAATAGGCGATGATGCCAAATACCATGATCAAGCCGAGTACTTCACCACATTTCTCGATGGTTTTATGAATACCTAAACTGGCGCCCATGGTTTGTTTTTCAGCAGACATCGAAATGAGCTTATCTTTTGGAGCCGCACGCACCGCTTTTCCCAATCGTTCTGATGCTTGTACCGCTGCAACTGTGCCCCAGCCATCGGCAACCGAAAGAAATGGCTTTGCCAGAGCGGATAAACCATAACCGAGAATCAAAAAGCGTTTGTTACTATCGAGTTTATCGCTGGCGATACCACCAACAAAACGCAGTAGATACGAGGCAATGGTGGTTACCGCTAGGACCACCCCGAGTTTGTCTACCCCTTGATCCAAAATGATCACGATAAAAAAGGGTAGCAGAGGCATAACGAGGGAACTCGCCATGTCGGTAAAAAAGCTCACTATCCCCATCCAAAAAATATTGGTGTTTATCTTGGTCATCCTTTTAGCCTAACTGATTGAAAAATTTCTTCTTTGTATACTGTATTTGGATCCAACAAGCTATGAAAAGAGTGTTACGAAATACCTCTTATGCTAATCAATACTTGGTTAAAGATTGATTAAATCGACAGAGTTCGTCATGCTTAGCGTCGATTTGTGCCTTGTTACAACGATGAAGTAGGGCACTGTTGTACTCACGGATAGAAGTACGGTTTGATGGATAAAGCAAAAACAATCAATGTGTTAGTCTATTCTGCTGCAGGGTGTTCTCACTTTGCACTGGGAATGGTGCTTGAGCCGTTTGCGCTATCGAACCGTTTGGCGACCACGCCCATGTTTCATCTTGAGCATGTGGTTCAACACTGTGGGGATGAACTGTCTGCATTGGAAGCGCAGCCTTGGGATTGGGTGGTGCTCGTTGCCGATGTGCCTATGGAATCTGCGCCCCTCACTCCGGAACTGACCTTTCTTAAACATCAAATCAAGTACATGGGCACCAAAGTGTTAGCGGTGGATTGTGGCGTCTATTGGCTGGCAGCGATGGGTATTAGCTCCAAAGTTCCGCTCGCGGTGCATTGGCATGAGAGCGACCATTTTAAGCTGCAGTTTCCCAATCAGCCGGTGGCAAATCAGCTGTTTCAGCAGTCGCCAACACTCATCAGCTGTGCGGGTAAACTGGCCTCCCTTGATGCAGTATTGCATCTGATTGGGCGTTATCAATCCCCTGAGCATCTGCGCGAGCTAAGCGATCATCTCTGTCTTGATCGGATACGCAGTGAGGATGAAAAGCAGCGTCTACCCGGACATTTGGTTGGCGGCGCTACTCAGCCACGCTTAACCATGGCACTGGAATTGATGGAGCAAAACCTTGAAGAGCCGCTTTCAACCGACGATATCGCCGATTTGGTGCACATCTCGCGGCGCCAACTCGAGCGGCTGTTTAAGCAATATCTCAATACCATGCCCGCCAAACATTACCTTGGTTTGCGTCTTACCAAAGCTAAAAAACTGCTGCTCACTACCAACATGTCAATTGTGCAAATTGGTTTGAGTTGCGGGTTTTCCAGTGGGCCGCATTTTTCCTCATCCTATAAAGCCTTTTATCAAATCACGCCTCGTGAAGAGCGCAGTCGCAAGCTTAATATACCCAAGTAACCTCAAGATGCGGTTTCAGCGAGAATGTATTCGCTCATAGGCAAGGCACCGATTTGAATACCTAGTTATATTTGAATACATAATGATTCTACGTAGAAAATCATAGTTAGCCTAAAATAGAGAAAAAGCGTCCGAATCTATAAATTGGTGTCGTATTTTTGAAATGCTCTGAGTGGTTTACAAGGTAGCGTATAGGGAACATCGATAAATCAGAGGCACGAAGATGAAGCAGTCCATTCCCTCAAGGAACGATTTTGACCAATATATGATCCCTATGTATTCACCGGCTCCGTTTATTCCGGTGAAGGCACAAGGTTCCACTTTGTATGACCAAAATGGCAAAGAATACATCGACTTTGTCGGCGGTATTGCGGTGAACGCCTTAGGTCATGCTAACCCCGCTTTGCGCGAA
This genomic window from Vibrio tritonius contains:
- a CDS encoding GlxA family transcriptional regulator; the protein is MDKAKTINVLVYSAAGCSHFALGMVLEPFALSNRLATTPMFHLEHVVQHCGDELSALEAQPWDWVVLVADVPMESAPLTPELTFLKHQIKYMGTKVLAVDCGVYWLAAMGISSKVPLAVHWHESDHFKLQFPNQPVANQLFQQSPTLISCAGKLASLDAVLHLIGRYQSPEHLRELSDHLCLDRIRSEDEKQRLPGHLVGGATQPRLTMALELMEQNLEEPLSTDDIADLVHISRRQLERLFKQYLNTMPAKHYLGLRLTKAKKLLLTTNMSIVQIGLSCGFSSGPHFSSSYKAFYQITPREERSRKLNIPK
- a CDS encoding transposase, whose amino-acid sequence is MTTARSQLICPDITPYYHCVSRCVRRSYLCGVDKLTGKSYEHRRDWIEQRILSLANVYLIQICSYSVMSNHYHLVVRVDKESALALSDLEVVERWHAEHQLPLIIQRWLAGEIKSDTEKEACNQFINEWRKRLYSLSWFMRELNYGIAVQANKEDQCTGRFWEGRFKSQALLDEKALLAAMAYVDLNPIRAKMADTPEKSDFTSIKARLTSLEKVETTTPSLANFMGYEHQDKTRGIPFRLSDYLELVDWLGRQIRPDKPGYINNAQPSILTRLSLDQSDCLALCTELEKKPRVWVGTSARLHQAKTTLNKKRMVALHIA
- a CDS encoding MFS transporter translates to MTKINTNIFWMGIVSFFTDMASSLVMPLLPFFIVIILDQGVDKLGVVLAVTTIASYLLRFVGGIASDKLDSNKRFLILGYGLSALAKPFLSVADGWGTVAAVQASERLGKAVRAAPKDKLISMSAEKQTMGASLGIHKTIEKCGEVLGLIMVFGIIAYWGMSEDVFRAVFLASVIPGILSLLVLILFVKEMRGGKSKKKTRLALNVEPNIRWVIAGFIMITFFSFNESFYLLLGNDFGFDIKTILLLLIGVKGLQMLISNKVGRFIDRQSIRIQMTVGYLLGAMLMLLLCTSSLTAYVISFLLFGLQEVIMLIGIRSYIGKFAADKGAAFGFLYLAIAIFSALSAYVTGAIWQYQSAQTAIMVNTIGVVLSGLLLLSFQRKRDQFKEH
- a CDS encoding VOC family protein, with the protein product MIDHTGIYVSDISHSKHFYSTVLDTLGYKICLDFGKAIGFGLVDKVEDDPGGDFWITEKEPSYPRNHIAFRAKTHAQVDAFYTMALKNGATSNGAPGYRENYHPNYYAAFVKDPDGYNIEAVCHHE
- a CDS encoding putative quinol monooxygenase, coding for MTARVYVFAQFKPKEGKEAELFEVLKALEPDALREEGCIQYRVTRQIDHPSATRNDFPIVFNEIWASADAWSAHGRRKQIQHFFDTQVASEDGLVADAKVTAYTDEGYDYDAPVF